One Prionailurus bengalensis isolate Pbe53 chromosome D3, Fcat_Pben_1.1_paternal_pri, whole genome shotgun sequence genomic region harbors:
- the ZBTB14 gene encoding zinc finger and BTB domain-containing protein 14 codes for MEFFISMSETIKYNDDDHKTLFLKTLNEQRLEGEFCDIAIVVEDVKFRAHRCVLAACSTYFKKLFKKLEVDSSSVIEIDFLRSDIFEEVLNYMYTAKISVKKEDVNLMMSSGQILGIRFLDKLCTQKRDVSSPDENNGQSKSKYCLKINRPIGDAADTQDDDVEEIGDQDDSPSDDTVEGTPPSQEDGKSPTTTLRVQEAILKELGSEEVRKVNCYGQEVESMETPESKDLGSQTPQALTFNDGMSEVKDEQTPGWTTAASDMKFEYLLYGHHREQIACQACGKTFSDEGRLRKHEKLHTADRPFVCEMCTKGFTTQAHLKEHLKIHTGYKPYSCEVCGKSFIRAPDLKKHERVHSNERPFACHMCDKAFKHKSHLKDHERRHRGEKPFVCGSCTKAFAKASDLKRHENNMHSERKQVTPSAIQSETEQLQAAAMAAEAEQQLETIACS; via the exons ATG GAGTTTTTCATCAGTATGTCTGAAACCATTAAATATAATGACGACGATCATAAAACTCTGTTTCTGAAAACACTAAACGAACAACGCCTGGAAGGAGAATTCTGTGATATCGCCATTGTGGTCGAAGATGTGAAATTCCGAGCACACAGGTGTGTTCTTGCCGCCTGCAGCACCTactttaaaaagcttttcaaGAAGCTTGAGGTCGATAGCTCTTCGGTAATAGAAATAGATTTTCTTCGTTCTGATATATTCGAAGAGGTCCTGAACTACATGTACACAGCAAAGATTTCTGTGAAAAAAGAAGATGTCAACCTAATGATGTCGTCGGGTCAGATCCTTGGCATCCGGTTTTTGGATAAACTCTGTACTCAGAAGCGTGATGTCTCCAGTCCCGATGAAAACAACGGCCAGTCAAAGAGTAAGTATTGCCTCAAAATAAATCGCCCCATTGGAGATGCTGCTGACACTCAGGATGATGACGTGGAAGAAATTGGAGACCAGGATGACAGTCCTTCCGATGACACGGTAGAAGGCACCCCCCCGAGTCAGGAGGACGGCAAGTCGCCGACGACAACGCTCAGGGTTCAGGAAGCAATCTTAAAAGAGCTGGGGAGTGAGGAAGTCCGGAAAGTAAATTGCTATGGGCAGGAGGTAGAATCCATGGAGACCCCGGAATCGAAAGATTTGGGGTCCCAGACCCCTCAAGCCTTAACATTTAACGACGGAATGAGTGAAGTGAAGGATGAACAGACGCCAGGCTGGACGACAGCCGCCAGTGACATGAAGTTCGAGTACTTACTCTATGGCCACCATCGGGAGCAGATAGCCTGCCAGGCGTGCGGTAAGACATTCTCTGACGAAGGCAGGTTGAGGAAGCATGAGAAACTCCACACGGCAGACAGGCCGTTTGTCTGTGAAATGTGCACAAAAGGTTTTACCACACAGGCCCACCTGAAAGAACACCTAAAAATCCACACAGGGTACAAACCCTACAGTTGCGAGGTGTGTGGAAAATCATTTATCCGCGCCCCAGACTTAAAGAAGCACGAGAGAGTTCACAGTAACGAGAGACCTTTTGCGTGCCACATGTGTGACAAAGCCTTCAAACACAAGTCCCACCTCAAAGACCACGAACGAAGACACAGAGGGGAGAAGCCCTTTGTATGTGGCTCTTGCACCAAGGCATTTGCCAAGGCGTCTGATCTGAAAAGGCACGAGAACAATATGCACAGTGAAAGGAAGCAGGTGACCCCCAGTGCCATCCAGAGCGAGACAGAACAGTTGCAGGCAGCAGCGATGGCCGCTGAAGCCGAGCAGCAGTTGGAAACGATAGCCTGTAGCTAG